A stretch of the Aphelocoma coerulescens isolate FSJ_1873_10779 chromosome 22, UR_Acoe_1.0, whole genome shotgun sequence genome encodes the following:
- the LETM2 gene encoding LETM1 domain-containing protein LETM2, mitochondrial isoform X2, protein MAARGCSALLAAARASFRGSHLLAHASPLYSPAPALVQLVDSQLTWTSRDSKSHPWPRRACLGAALPRSPAHTLHTSTCPRQQLPGASPPHRNPGTQGAKILTKQIAEAPAGKKSLRQKVVDELKHYYDGFHLLWIDTKVAARMVWRLLHGQVLTRRERRRLLRTCADLFRLVPFLVFVIVPFMEFLLPVFLKLFPEMLPSTFETESKKEEKQKKKLNAKLELAKFLRETIVEMAKRNKADTGQGKQFSSYLHEIRHSGHRPSTQEIVRFSKLFEDELTLEHLERPQLVALCKLLELQPLGTNNLLRFQLLLRLRSIKADDEMIAKEGVSGLSVSELQSACRARGMRSLGLSEEQLKEQLGQWLDLHLKENVPSSLLLLSRALYLIDIKPQSVPIPQNKTSEAAGVMTCVLEGQETLLDPAPVVQGRKNEEFVSQPTEKLPFSEASVKPPPRETKMEASQSSKAGANGA, encoded by the exons ATGGCTGCCCGCGGCTGCAGCGCGCTCCTGGCCGCGGCCAGGGCCAG TTTCAGAGGCtcccatctcctggcgcacgCCAGCCCTCTGTACTCTCCAGCCCCTGCTCTTGTCCAGCTGGTGGATTCCCAGTTAACCTGGACTTCAAGAGACTCCAAAAGCCATCCCTGGCCACGCCGTGCCTGCCTGGGCGCTGCCCTGCCTCGCTCACCTGCCCACACCTTGCACACTTCCACCTGCCcacggcagcagctcccaggtgcATCCCCGCCCCACCGAAATCCTGGAACCCAGGGAGCTAAAATTCTGACAAAACAGATCGCAGAGGCTCCTGCAGGAAAAAAGTCCTTGCGACAAAAAGTTGTGGATGAGCTGAAGCATTACTACGATGGATTCCACCTGCTCTGGATTGACACCAAGGTGGCTGCCAGGATGGTGTGGAGGCTGCTCCACGGGCAGGTGCTCACCAGGAGGGAGAGGCGAAGG TTGCTGAGAACTTGTGCAGATCTCTTCCGGCTGGTTCCCTTCCTGGTGTTTGTCATTGTCCCCTTCATGGAGTTTCTCTTACCTGTGttcctgaagctcttccctgaAATGCTGCCCTCGACGTTTGAGACGGAGTCAAAAAAG gaagaaaagcagaagaagaAGTTAAATGCAAAGCTGGAGTTAGCCAAGTTCCTGCGGGAGACCATTGTAGAGATGGCCAAAAGGAACAAAGCAGACACAGGACAAGGGAAACAATTCTCCTCTTACCTGCACGAG ATCCGTCACAGCGGCCACCGGCCCAGCACGCAGGAGATCGTCCGCTTCTCCAAGCTCTTCGAGGACGAGCTGACCCTGGAGCACCTGGAGCGGCCGCAGTtggtggctctgtgcaagctgctggagctgcagcccctcgGCACCAACAACCTGCTCcgcttccagctgctgctccggCTGCGCAGCATCAAGGCCGATGACGAG ATGATTGCCAAGGAAGGGGTCAGTGGCCTGAGTGTGtcggagctgcagagcgcctGCAGGGCCAGAGGCATGCGGTCACTGGGGCtctctgaggagcagctgaaggagcagcTCGGGCAG TGGCTGGATCTGCATTTAAAGGAGAACGTTCCTTCTTCTCTCCTCCTGCTTTCCCGTGCCTTGTACTTAATAGACATAAAGCCCCAATCTGTTCCCATTCCACAGAACAAG ACAAGTGAAGCTGCTGGAGTGATGACATGCGTGCTTGAAGGTCAGGAGACCCTCCTGGATCCCGCCCCTGTTGTACAGGGAAGAAAG AATGAAGAATTTGTGTCCCAGCCAACAGAGAAATTGCCATTCTCCGAAGCGTCAGTGAAGCCTCCCCCACGAGAG ACCAAAATGGAAGCGTCCCAGAGCAGCAAGGCCGGTGCCAACGGAGCCTAA
- the LETM2 gene encoding LETM1 domain-containing protein LETM2, mitochondrial isoform X1 — MPRYFGLAALFLLTQLSSFRGSHLLAHASPLYSPAPALVQLVDSQLTWTSRDSKSHPWPRRACLGAALPRSPAHTLHTSTCPRQQLPGASPPHRNPGTQGAKILTKQIAEAPAGKKSLRQKVVDELKHYYDGFHLLWIDTKVAARMVWRLLHGQVLTRRERRRLLRTCADLFRLVPFLVFVIVPFMEFLLPVFLKLFPEMLPSTFETESKKEEKQKKKLNAKLELAKFLRETIVEMAKRNKADTGQGKQFSSYLHEIRHSGHRPSTQEIVRFSKLFEDELTLEHLERPQLVALCKLLELQPLGTNNLLRFQLLLRLRSIKADDEMIAKEGVSGLSVSELQSACRARGMRSLGLSEEQLKEQLGQWLDLHLKENVPSSLLLLSRALYLIDIKPQSVPIPQNKTSEAAGVMTCVLEGQETLLDPAPVVQGRKNEEFVSQPTEKLPFSEASVKPPPRETKMEASQSSKAGANGA; from the exons ATGCCTCGGTACTTTGGCCTCGCTGCGCTGTTCTTACTGACACAACTCTCCAGTTTCAGAGGCtcccatctcctggcgcacgCCAGCCCTCTGTACTCTCCAGCCCCTGCTCTTGTCCAGCTGGTGGATTCCCAGTTAACCTGGACTTCAAGAGACTCCAAAAGCCATCCCTGGCCACGCCGTGCCTGCCTGGGCGCTGCCCTGCCTCGCTCACCTGCCCACACCTTGCACACTTCCACCTGCCcacggcagcagctcccaggtgcATCCCCGCCCCACCGAAATCCTGGAACCCAGGGAGCTAAAATTCTGACAAAACAGATCGCAGAGGCTCCTGCAGGAAAAAAGTCCTTGCGACAAAAAGTTGTGGATGAGCTGAAGCATTACTACGATGGATTCCACCTGCTCTGGATTGACACCAAGGTGGCTGCCAGGATGGTGTGGAGGCTGCTCCACGGGCAGGTGCTCACCAGGAGGGAGAGGCGAAGG TTGCTGAGAACTTGTGCAGATCTCTTCCGGCTGGTTCCCTTCCTGGTGTTTGTCATTGTCCCCTTCATGGAGTTTCTCTTACCTGTGttcctgaagctcttccctgaAATGCTGCCCTCGACGTTTGAGACGGAGTCAAAAAAG gaagaaaagcagaagaagaAGTTAAATGCAAAGCTGGAGTTAGCCAAGTTCCTGCGGGAGACCATTGTAGAGATGGCCAAAAGGAACAAAGCAGACACAGGACAAGGGAAACAATTCTCCTCTTACCTGCACGAG ATCCGTCACAGCGGCCACCGGCCCAGCACGCAGGAGATCGTCCGCTTCTCCAAGCTCTTCGAGGACGAGCTGACCCTGGAGCACCTGGAGCGGCCGCAGTtggtggctctgtgcaagctgctggagctgcagcccctcgGCACCAACAACCTGCTCcgcttccagctgctgctccggCTGCGCAGCATCAAGGCCGATGACGAG ATGATTGCCAAGGAAGGGGTCAGTGGCCTGAGTGTGtcggagctgcagagcgcctGCAGGGCCAGAGGCATGCGGTCACTGGGGCtctctgaggagcagctgaaggagcagcTCGGGCAG TGGCTGGATCTGCATTTAAAGGAGAACGTTCCTTCTTCTCTCCTCCTGCTTTCCCGTGCCTTGTACTTAATAGACATAAAGCCCCAATCTGTTCCCATTCCACAGAACAAG ACAAGTGAAGCTGCTGGAGTGATGACATGCGTGCTTGAAGGTCAGGAGACCCTCCTGGATCCCGCCCCTGTTGTACAGGGAAGAAAG AATGAAGAATTTGTGTCCCAGCCAACAGAGAAATTGCCATTCTCCGAAGCGTCAGTGAAGCCTCCCCCACGAGAG ACCAAAATGGAAGCGTCCCAGAGCAGCAAGGCCGGTGCCAACGGAGCCTAA